The following proteins come from a genomic window of Iamia sp. SCSIO 61187:
- a CDS encoding PH domain-containing protein, translating to MSDPVGAPPPAVPDPVAARRLHPLSPVLDGVRLLPQLVGIVVLGGAGGFLTVPFLVVGALVVAGIRYLAWSRTSYRIEDGSLVVERGLLERTRTVLPLDRVQQVDVQRKLRHQVTGLAVVRIDRAGGGDEAEVVLDAVTRDEAERLRRALRGGAAGAAGGVTGAPTDAGADEPEHVVVALGLRDVAIAGLTGAKLLVVFAALGAVTGTIGEVAGDDSYETAARWVRDGPRPGTLALLVGTVVAVPLWLAVAAGASILADGGFRLARRGDQLRVSRGVLDQREASLAIHRIQVVRVADNPLRRALGLVSVSLQSAGGSGSVEGSSTRVTVPLLRRSEVDALLAEVLPHAPALPELAPAPPAARRRAWVRSIGVALLVAVPIAVLLAPIGRLALVLPVLAVGLGEASYRALGWATVDGSLIARRGAIGREVAVVPVAKAQSSRLRSSPFQRRAGLATLLVDVAGRGRTPAVVDGDGEDLAHLRHAALDTVAARHDEVAVRRRTQAVVGDRPEIPVDATPRRRSRPSGEREA from the coding sequence GTGTCTGACCCCGTCGGGGCCCCGCCGCCGGCGGTGCCCGACCCGGTCGCCGCCCGACGCCTCCACCCGCTGTCGCCGGTCCTCGACGGGGTCCGGCTCCTGCCCCAGCTGGTCGGCATCGTCGTGCTCGGCGGCGCCGGGGGCTTCCTCACCGTGCCCTTCCTCGTCGTCGGCGCCCTCGTCGTGGCCGGGATCCGCTACCTCGCCTGGTCCCGCACGTCGTACCGGATCGAGGACGGGTCGCTCGTGGTCGAGCGGGGCCTCCTCGAGCGCACCCGGACCGTGCTCCCGCTCGACCGGGTCCAGCAGGTCGACGTCCAGCGCAAGCTGCGCCACCAGGTCACCGGTCTGGCCGTGGTGCGGATCGACCGGGCCGGGGGCGGCGACGAGGCCGAGGTCGTCCTCGACGCCGTGACCCGCGACGAGGCCGAGCGGCTGCGGAGGGCCCTGCGGGGCGGCGCCGCCGGTGCGGCCGGCGGCGTGACGGGGGCACCGACCGACGCCGGCGCCGACGAGCCCGAGCACGTGGTCGTCGCCCTCGGCCTGCGCGACGTGGCGATCGCGGGTCTGACCGGCGCCAAGCTGCTGGTGGTGTTCGCGGCCCTCGGCGCCGTGACCGGGACGATCGGCGAGGTGGCCGGCGACGACTCCTACGAGACGGCGGCGCGGTGGGTGCGCGACGGGCCCCGCCCGGGAACGCTGGCGCTCCTCGTCGGGACCGTCGTGGCCGTCCCCCTGTGGCTGGCCGTCGCCGCCGGGGCGTCGATCCTGGCCGACGGCGGGTTCCGGCTGGCGCGGCGGGGGGACCAGCTGAGGGTGAGCCGGGGCGTGCTCGACCAGCGGGAGGCCAGCCTGGCCATCCATCGGATCCAGGTCGTCCGGGTCGCCGACAACCCTCTGCGGCGGGCCCTCGGCCTGGTGTCGGTGTCGCTCCAGAGCGCCGGGGGGTCCGGGTCGGTCGAGGGGTCGAGCACCAGGGTCACCGTGCCGCTGCTGCGGCGGTCCGAGGTGGACGCCCTGCTGGCCGAGGTCCTGCCCCACGCCCCCGCCCTCCCGGAGCTGGCCCCGGCCCCACCGGCGGCGCGCCGCCGGGCGTGGGTGCGCAGCATCGGCGTGGCCCTCCTCGTCGCCGTCCCGATCGCCGTCCTCCTGGCGCCGATCGGCCGGCTCGCCCTCGTCCTGCCCGTCCTGGCCGTCGGGCTGGGGGAGGCGTCCTACCGGGCCCTGGGCTGGGCGACCGTCGACGGCTCCCTCATCGCCCGCCGGGGGGCGATCGGTCGGGAGGTGGCGGTCGTGCCGGTGGCCAAGGCCCAGAGCAGCCGCCTGCGCTCGAGCCCCTTCCAGCGGCGGGCCGGGCTGGCGACCCTGCTCGTCGACGTGGCCGGCCGGGGCCGCACCCCCGCCGTCGTCGACGGGGACGGCGAGGACCTCGCCCACCTCCGCCACGCCGCCCTCGACACGGTGGCGGCGCGCCACGACGAGGTCGCCGTGCGACGACGGACCCAGGCGGTGGTCGGCGATCGACCCGAGATCCCCGTCGACGCCACGCCCCGCCGACGGAGTCGGCCGAGCGGGGAGCGGGAAGCATAG
- a CDS encoding class I adenylate-forming enzyme family protein, which translates to MPTPADAVAHLTAARDELTGPGGGFEMRTEEVLGREVRVFASAPPSMRTFWEMAELHGDKPYIVFEDEQLTYAETAAAVRSLAHHLVDEHGVGSGDRVGIAMRNYPEWVISHWAALCIGAAAVGLNAWWTTPEMRHGITDSAPKVLLVDDERLARLEPILDELRADRPLPVIAVRTDRELPPGTVAWDAVVDPATAPPQLPPADIHPDDDALIFYTSGTTGFPKGAQITHRGSVHNVLHLVYWSILTATAAAKAAAAVGPDAPGDTDADTSPDDAPAAPAQPVFMGATPLFHVTACNCLVHPATIAGGRVVLMHKWDAGRALELIEREGVTNFSGVPTMGRELISHPDFATRDTSTLASIAGGGAPVPPDLVGKIDHALPKGAPTTGYGLTETSGIITANAATYYLAKPLSCGPVVPTLDAKLVDEVGDTVEGPDAVGQLWVKGPIVIKGYLNRPDATAEAIVDGWFDTGDIARIDEDGFVFIVDRAKDMVLRGGENVYCSEVEAAIYEHPDVAEAAVFGVPDERLGEAVAAAIVVRDGATLDEAGLRAFLDGRIAAHKIPTTTWFRTEALPRNASGKFLKRALRDELLGA; encoded by the coding sequence ATGCCCACCCCTGCCGACGCCGTCGCCCATCTCACCGCCGCCCGAGACGAGCTGACCGGCCCCGGCGGTGGGTTCGAGATGCGCACCGAGGAGGTGCTGGGCCGGGAGGTGCGGGTCTTCGCCTCGGCCCCGCCGTCGATGCGCACCTTCTGGGAGATGGCCGAGCTCCACGGGGACAAGCCCTACATCGTCTTCGAGGACGAGCAGCTCACCTACGCCGAGACCGCCGCCGCCGTCCGCTCCCTCGCCCACCACCTGGTCGACGAGCACGGCGTCGGCTCGGGCGACCGGGTCGGGATCGCCATGCGGAACTACCCGGAGTGGGTCATCAGCCACTGGGCCGCGCTCTGCATCGGCGCCGCGGCCGTGGGCCTCAACGCCTGGTGGACGACGCCCGAGATGCGCCACGGCATCACCGACTCGGCACCCAAGGTGCTCCTGGTCGACGACGAGCGGCTCGCCCGGCTCGAGCCCATCCTCGACGAGCTGCGCGCCGACCGCCCGCTGCCGGTGATCGCCGTGCGCACCGACCGGGAGCTGCCCCCCGGCACCGTCGCCTGGGACGCCGTGGTCGACCCCGCCACCGCGCCCCCGCAGCTGCCGCCGGCCGACATCCACCCCGACGACGACGCCCTCATCTTCTACACCTCGGGCACCACCGGGTTCCCGAAGGGCGCCCAGATCACCCACCGGGGATCGGTCCACAACGTCCTGCACCTCGTGTACTGGAGCATCCTGACCGCCACGGCGGCGGCGAAGGCGGCGGCCGCGGTCGGCCCCGACGCGCCCGGCGACACCGACGCCGACACCTCCCCGGACGACGCCCCGGCCGCCCCCGCCCAGCCGGTGTTCATGGGGGCCACGCCGCTGTTCCACGTCACGGCCTGCAACTGCCTGGTCCACCCGGCGACCATCGCCGGCGGCCGGGTCGTGCTCATGCACAAGTGGGACGCCGGTCGGGCCCTCGAGCTGATCGAGCGGGAGGGCGTCACCAACTTCTCCGGCGTCCCCACCATGGGCCGCGAGCTGATCTCCCACCCCGACTTCGCCACCCGCGACACCTCCACCCTGGCCTCGATCGCCGGCGGCGGCGCACCCGTGCCGCCGGACCTCGTCGGCAAGATCGACCACGCCCTGCCCAAGGGGGCGCCCACCACCGGCTACGGCCTGACCGAGACCAGCGGGATCATCACCGCCAACGCCGCCACCTACTACCTGGCCAAGCCGCTGTCGTGCGGGCCGGTGGTGCCGACCCTCGACGCCAAGCTGGTCGACGAGGTCGGCGACACGGTCGAGGGGCCTGACGCCGTCGGCCAGCTGTGGGTGAAGGGCCCGATCGTCATCAAGGGGTACCTGAACCGGCCCGACGCCACCGCCGAGGCCATCGTCGACGGCTGGTTCGACACCGGCGACATCGCCCGCATCGACGAGGACGGCTTCGTCTTCATCGTCGACCGGGCCAAGGACATGGTGCTGCGGGGCGGCGAGAACGTGTACTGCTCGGAGGTCGAAGCCGCGATCTACGAGCACCCGGACGTGGCCGAGGCGGCCGTGTTCGGCGTCCCCGACGAGAGGCTGGGCGAGGCGGTCGCCGCCGCCATCGTGGTGCGCGACGGGGCCACGCTCGACGAGGCCGGGCTGCGGGCGTTCCTCGACGGCCGCATCGCCGCCCACAAGATCCCGACCACGACCTGGTTCCGCACCGAGGCGCTGCCCCGCAACGCCAGCGGCAAGTTCCTCAAGCGGGCGCTGCGCGACGAGCTCCTCGGGGCCTAG
- a CDS encoding carotenoid oxygenase family protein → MDVELVGRALRTLPDDDDHPYRSGPWRPQHEEWHVDALDLVAGTLPDDLDGLYLRNTENPVHLPIERYHPFDGDGMVHAVGFQDGRAWYRNRFVRTAGFDAEQEAGRSLWAGISESPKVAEAPGGWGARTRMKDASSTDVVVHAGQAITSFWQCGDLYRLDPLTLDTVGATSWDGWFPAAGVSAHTKVDEATGEMMFFSYGLEAPYLHYGVVDAEDRLVHHTPVPLPGPRLPHDMAFTARHVILNAFPMYWDQRLLAKGHFALAMHDEPSRFAVLPRRGGVDDIRWFDADPTYVLHFTNAWEEGDEVVLEGFYQDEPMPRPDVSDEMWMFRYLALDWMKPRLHRWRFDLRTGATHEEHLRDENTEFGIVNPLLAGQPHRYVHAATGKPGWFLFDGLVRHDVHTGADERLRLPEGVYCSEVGVAPKVGGTAEDDAYLVTLTTDVEHDTSECWVIDAADVAAGPVARLRLPQRISSGTHATWAPGSAVPGW, encoded by the coding sequence ATGGACGTCGAGCTGGTGGGTCGGGCCCTGCGCACGTTGCCGGACGACGACGACCACCCCTACCGCTCGGGGCCCTGGCGCCCGCAGCACGAGGAGTGGCACGTCGACGCCCTCGACCTGGTCGCGGGAACGCTGCCCGACGACCTCGACGGCCTCTACCTGCGCAACACCGAGAACCCCGTCCACCTCCCGATCGAGCGCTACCACCCCTTCGACGGCGACGGCATGGTCCACGCCGTGGGCTTCCAGGACGGCCGGGCCTGGTACCGCAACCGGTTCGTCCGCACCGCCGGGTTCGACGCCGAGCAGGAGGCGGGCCGCAGCCTCTGGGCCGGGATCTCCGAGAGCCCCAAGGTGGCCGAGGCGCCCGGCGGGTGGGGGGCCCGGACCCGGATGAAGGACGCGTCGAGCACCGACGTGGTCGTCCACGCCGGTCAGGCGATCACCAGCTTCTGGCAGTGCGGGGACCTGTACCGCCTCGACCCCCTCACGCTCGACACCGTCGGGGCCACCAGCTGGGACGGGTGGTTCCCGGCGGCGGGGGTGTCGGCCCACACCAAGGTCGACGAGGCCACCGGCGAGATGATGTTCTTCTCCTACGGGCTGGAGGCGCCGTACCTCCACTACGGCGTGGTCGACGCCGAGGACCGGCTGGTCCACCACACGCCGGTGCCCCTGCCGGGTCCCCGCCTCCCGCACGACATGGCCTTCACGGCCCGGCACGTGATCCTCAACGCCTTCCCGATGTACTGGGACCAGCGCCTGCTGGCCAAGGGCCACTTCGCCCTGGCCATGCACGACGAGCCGAGCCGCTTCGCCGTGCTGCCCCGCCGGGGCGGCGTCGACGACATCCGCTGGTTCGACGCCGACCCGACCTACGTCCTGCACTTCACCAACGCGTGGGAGGAGGGGGACGAGGTCGTCCTCGAGGGCTTCTACCAGGACGAGCCCATGCCCCGGCCCGACGTCAGCGACGAGATGTGGATGTTCCGCTACCTGGCGCTGGACTGGATGAAGCCCCGCCTCCACCGCTGGCGCTTCGACCTGCGCACGGGTGCCACCCACGAGGAGCACCTCCGCGACGAGAACACCGAGTTCGGGATCGTCAACCCGCTCCTCGCCGGCCAGCCGCACCGCTACGTCCACGCCGCCACCGGCAAGCCGGGCTGGTTCCTCTTCGACGGCCTCGTCCGCCACGACGTGCACACCGGGGCCGACGAGCGCCTCCGCCTGCCCGAGGGCGTGTACTGCTCCGAGGTCGGCGTGGCCCCCAAGGTCGGCGGCACGGCCGAGGACGACGCCTACCTCGTCACCCTCACGACCGACGTCGAGCACGACACCTCCGAGTGCTGGGTGATCGACGCCGCCGACGTCGCCGCCGGTCCGGTCGCCCGCCTCCGCCTGCCGCAGCGGATCTCCAGCGGGACCCACGCCACCTGGGCCCCCGGGTCGGCCGTCCCCGGCTGGTGA
- a CDS encoding PH domain-containing protein gives MEPTPGPAAGAAVVSPTPPVADPSDPRHPLDPRARTLWQVVALLWAAPVVLVLLGVAGVALGAEATGVAVAAGAAVPVVVALAVVGPIVRHRRWSWALTDEGLELAHGVLLRTESSIPVFRVQQVDVRQGPLERAFGLVTLQITTASAGSDGTLPGVDADGAEEVRRRILARVAADDGV, from the coding sequence GTGGAGCCGACGCCGGGTCCCGCCGCCGGCGCCGCCGTGGTGTCGCCGACGCCCCCGGTGGCCGACCCGTCGGACCCTCGCCACCCCCTCGACCCCCGGGCGCGCACGCTCTGGCAGGTGGTGGCCCTGCTGTGGGCCGCGCCGGTGGTGCTCGTCCTCCTGGGCGTCGCGGGGGTCGCCCTGGGCGCCGAGGCCACCGGCGTCGCCGTCGCCGCCGGCGCGGCCGTGCCCGTCGTGGTGGCCCTGGCCGTCGTCGGCCCGATCGTCCGCCACCGGCGGTGGTCGTGGGCCCTGACCGACGAGGGGCTGGAGCTGGCCCACGGGGTCCTGCTGCGCACCGAGTCGTCGATCCCGGTGTTCCGGGTCCAGCAGGTCGACGTGCGCCAGGGCCCGCTCGAGCGGGCCTTCGGCCTCGTCACCTTGCAGATCACGACGGCGTCCGCCGGCAGCGACGGCACCCTGCCGGGCGTCGACGCCGACGGGGCCGAGGAGGTCCGACGCCGGATCCTGGCCCGCGTCGCGGCCGACGACGGTGTCTGA
- a CDS encoding low specificity L-threonine aldolase: MPAADRPIAPDLPPPPAASFASDNAAGVAPEVMDALVAANAGPALAYGEDRWTAAAVADLREAFGAPVEVVPCWGGTGANVVGLASVLQPWEAVICTDSAHIVTDEAGAPARFTGATLVPVPHDDGKLRPAAVAPYMHWRGEVHHPQPRVLSISQVTELGTVYTDDEVAELADLAHAHDMVLHLDGARIANALAASGSDLRRSIRDVGVDLMTFGLTKDGAMYGDAVVYVQPALAAHAHLVRKQAGQLPSKARFVAAQISALLAEDRWLVHARHANAMAARLATAVSAIEGVTVRRPPEANAVFARIPAAAVTPLQEWSFFWPWDPATSLVRWMTGFATTEADVDRFAAGVAAVIAAVRA; this comes from the coding sequence GTGCCCGCCGCCGATCGACCCATCGCCCCGGACCTGCCACCGCCGCCCGCCGCCAGCTTCGCCAGCGACAACGCCGCCGGTGTGGCCCCGGAGGTGATGGACGCCCTGGTGGCCGCCAACGCCGGGCCGGCGCTGGCCTACGGCGAGGACCGGTGGACGGCCGCCGCCGTCGCCGACCTGCGGGAGGCGTTCGGTGCGCCGGTCGAGGTCGTCCCCTGCTGGGGCGGCACCGGCGCCAACGTGGTGGGGCTGGCGTCGGTCCTCCAGCCGTGGGAGGCGGTGATCTGCACCGACTCGGCCCACATCGTCACCGACGAGGCCGGGGCCCCGGCCCGCTTCACCGGCGCCACGCTCGTCCCCGTGCCCCACGACGACGGGAAGCTCCGCCCGGCGGCGGTGGCCCCCTACATGCACTGGCGGGGCGAGGTCCACCACCCCCAGCCCCGGGTCCTGTCGATCAGCCAGGTCACCGAGCTGGGCACCGTCTACACCGACGACGAGGTGGCCGAGCTGGCCGACCTGGCGCACGCCCACGACATGGTCCTCCACCTCGACGGCGCCCGCATCGCCAACGCCCTGGCGGCGTCGGGCTCCGACCTGCGCCGCTCGATCCGTGACGTCGGCGTGGACCTCATGACCTTCGGGCTCACCAAGGACGGGGCCATGTACGGCGACGCCGTCGTCTACGTGCAGCCCGCCCTGGCGGCCCACGCCCACCTCGTCCGCAAGCAGGCCGGGCAGCTGCCGTCGAAGGCCCGGTTCGTGGCCGCCCAGATCTCCGCCCTCCTCGCCGAGGACCGCTGGCTCGTCCACGCCCGCCACGCCAACGCCATGGCCGCCCGGCTGGCCACCGCCGTCTCCGCCATCGAGGGGGTGACGGTCCGCCGCCCGCCCGAGGCCAACGCCGTGTTCGCCCGCATCCCGGCCGCGGCCGTGACGCCCCTCCAGGAGTGGTCGTTCTTCTGGCCGTGGGACCCGGCCACCTCGCTGGTGCGGTGGATGACGGGGTTCGCCACGACCGAGGCCGACGTCGACCGCTTCGCCGCCGGTGTCGCCGCCGTCATCGCCGCGGTCCGCGCCTGA
- a CDS encoding FAD-binding oxidoreductase: MEAARRRSWWGWGWEDAAVAGAERDAVARTMAGFGFTPEDHAPPAVADLDLRAPRIAPPDALAAICSTDRRERAAHTHGQAYRDVARNLLGRLAEPPDVVARPRTEDDVVALLDWCTGAGVAAIAFGGGSSVVGGVEARLGDAYPGAVSIDLGGLDRVLEVEPTSRTARIQGGTLGPVLEDQLRPHGLTLRHFPQSFEFSTLGGWIATRAGGHFATGPTHIDDLVASVRAVTPAGVSESRRLPGSGAGPSPDRLLLGSEGTLGIVTEAWVRLRARPRWRAGASIRFARWSDGVGAVRAISQSGLLPANCRLLDGTEAALTSGVSGVGALLVLGFESADHPVGPWVAQAVELCQDHGGELPEGVRTSDSHDGGGAASREGAAGEWRSTFLRAPYTRDALATMGLIVETFETACPWDRFDELHAAVTTAATDAVARVCGLGVVTCRFTHVYPDGPAPYFSVYAQGRWGDQVAQWDAVKVAVSEALAAAGGTITHHHAVGRDHRPWYDRQRPEPHALALRAAKAALDPAGILNPGVLIDP; this comes from the coding sequence GTGGAGGCCGCACGCCGTCGCTCGTGGTGGGGCTGGGGCTGGGAGGACGCCGCCGTGGCCGGGGCCGAGCGCGACGCCGTCGCCCGCACCATGGCCGGGTTCGGCTTCACGCCCGAGGACCACGCCCCGCCCGCCGTCGCCGACCTCGACCTCCGGGCGCCCCGGATCGCCCCGCCCGACGCCCTGGCGGCGATCTGCTCGACCGACCGGCGCGAGCGCGCCGCCCACACCCACGGCCAGGCGTACCGCGACGTGGCCCGCAACCTGCTGGGCCGGCTCGCCGAGCCGCCCGACGTGGTCGCCCGGCCCCGGACCGAGGACGACGTGGTCGCCCTGCTCGACTGGTGCACCGGCGCCGGCGTGGCCGCCATCGCCTTCGGTGGCGGGTCCTCGGTCGTCGGCGGGGTCGAGGCCCGGCTGGGCGACGCCTACCCCGGTGCCGTCTCGATCGACCTCGGCGGGCTCGACCGGGTGCTGGAGGTCGAGCCGACCAGCCGCACGGCCCGCATCCAGGGCGGCACCCTCGGCCCGGTCCTCGAGGACCAGCTCCGCCCGCACGGGCTGACGCTGCGCCACTTCCCGCAGTCGTTCGAGTTCTCGACCCTGGGGGGCTGGATCGCCACCCGCGCCGGCGGTCACTTCGCCACCGGGCCGACCCACATCGACGACCTGGTGGCGTCGGTCCGGGCGGTGACGCCGGCCGGCGTGTCCGAGTCGCGCCGCCTCCCCGGCTCGGGGGCCGGTCCGTCGCCCGACCGGCTGCTGCTGGGGAGCGAGGGGACCCTGGGCATCGTCACCGAGGCGTGGGTGCGGCTCCGGGCCCGGCCCCGCTGGCGGGCGGGGGCGTCGATCCGCTTCGCCCGCTGGTCCGACGGGGTGGGCGCGGTGCGGGCCATCAGCCAGTCGGGGCTCCTGCCGGCCAACTGCCGCCTGCTCGACGGGACCGAGGCCGCGCTCACCTCGGGCGTCTCGGGCGTCGGCGCCCTGCTCGTCCTCGGGTTCGAGTCGGCCGACCACCCCGTCGGCCCGTGGGTCGCCCAGGCGGTGGAGCTCTGCCAGGACCACGGGGGCGAGCTCCCGGAGGGCGTGCGGACCTCCGACAGCCACGACGGCGGCGGGGCCGCGTCCCGGGAGGGGGCGGCGGGGGAGTGGCGCTCGACGTTCCTCCGGGCCCCCTACACCCGCGACGCCCTGGCCACGATGGGGCTGATCGTCGAGACGTTCGAGACGGCGTGCCCGTGGGACCGGTTCGACGAGCTCCACGCCGCCGTCACGACCGCCGCGACCGACGCCGTGGCGCGGGTGTGCGGGCTCGGCGTGGTGACGTGCCGGTTCACCCACGTCTACCCCGACGGCCCGGCGCCGTACTTCTCCGTCTACGCCCAGGGCCGCTGGGGCGACCAGGTCGCCCAGTGGGACGCGGTGAAGGTCGCCGTGTCCGAGGCCCTCGCCGCCGCGGGCGGCACCATCACGCACCACCACGCCGTCGGGCGCGACCACCGGCCGTGGTACGACCGCCAGCGCCCCGAGCCCCACGCCCTCGCCCTGCGGGCGGCCAAGGCCGCCCTCGACCCCGCCGGCATCCTCAACCCCGGCGTCCTGATCGACCCCTGA
- a CDS encoding cyclopropane-fatty-acyl-phospholipid synthase family protein, with product MSARISPRLAAVVDALPLEPGLRVLEIGCGPGVAARAVAARVGPGGFVLATDRSARAVAQAEAGSAAEIAAGVMRVRQVAAEDLALEPGEARYDLAFAVRVGALDGRHPEAGRLARARLADVLVPGGVLWVDTGDPLQAVPVG from the coding sequence GTGAGCGCCCGCATCTCGCCCCGGCTGGCCGCCGTCGTCGACGCCCTGCCGCTGGAGCCGGGGCTCCGGGTGCTCGAGATCGGCTGCGGTCCTGGCGTGGCGGCGCGCGCCGTGGCCGCTCGCGTCGGACCCGGCGGCTTCGTGCTGGCCACCGACCGCTCGGCGCGGGCCGTCGCCCAGGCCGAGGCCGGGTCGGCGGCCGAGATCGCCGCCGGCGTCATGCGGGTGCGACAGGTGGCGGCCGAGGACCTGGCCCTCGAGCCGGGCGAGGCGCGCTACGACCTGGCCTTCGCCGTCCGCGTCGGCGCCCTCGACGGCCGCCACCCCGAGGCCGGCCGGCTCGCCCGCGCCCGGCTGGCCGACGTCCTCGTCCCCGGCGGCGTCCTCTGGGTCGACACGGGCGACCCCCTCCAGGCCGTGCCGGTCGGCTGA
- a CDS encoding DNA-3-methyladenine glycosylase, producing MVAGEVQREWRPGWAVDVRRTLGPLSRGRYDPTFRVTPDGAVWRTMRTPVGPATQRISVRPVERVVVGDSWGPGATWAAEQLPATLGALDDVDGFDPALHPMVLDQWRRHGASLRTPAVGLVFEMLVPAVIEQRVTGGEARRAWSYLLRRHGAPAPGPAPEGMRVTPSARAWGRVPSWDWHRAGVEASRWTTVARAATVAPALERCVGMEGEAARAHLRRVPGVGVWTAAEVAQRALGDPDAVSYGDFHVAKDVVYALTGEWGGTDERLAELLEPWAGHRGRVVRLVGLTGVRRPRRGPRYAPHDFRAM from the coding sequence GTGGTGGCCGGCGAGGTGCAGCGGGAGTGGCGGCCGGGGTGGGCCGTCGACGTGCGGCGCACGCTGGGACCGCTCAGCCGGGGCCGGTACGACCCGACGTTCCGGGTCACCCCGGACGGCGCCGTCTGGCGCACGATGCGCACCCCCGTCGGGCCGGCCACGCAGCGGATCTCGGTGCGGCCGGTCGAGCGGGTCGTCGTGGGCGACTCGTGGGGGCCCGGCGCGACCTGGGCCGCCGAGCAGCTGCCGGCGACGCTCGGCGCCCTTGACGACGTCGACGGGTTCGACCCGGCGCTGCACCCGATGGTGCTCGACCAGTGGCGCCGCCACGGCGCGTCGCTGCGGACGCCCGCCGTCGGGCTCGTGTTCGAGATGCTGGTGCCCGCCGTCATCGAGCAGCGGGTGACGGGCGGCGAGGCCCGGCGGGCGTGGTCGTACCTGCTCCGCCGGCACGGTGCCCCGGCGCCCGGACCCGCGCCCGAGGGCATGCGGGTGACCCCGTCGGCCCGGGCCTGGGGGCGGGTGCCGTCGTGGGACTGGCACCGGGCCGGGGTCGAGGCAAGCCGGTGGACGACGGTCGCCCGGGCCGCGACCGTCGCCCCGGCCCTGGAGCGGTGCGTCGGGATGGAGGGCGAGGCCGCCCGGGCCCACCTGCGTCGGGTGCCGGGCGTCGGCGTGTGGACCGCCGCCGAGGTCGCCCAGCGGGCCCTCGGCGACCCCGACGCCGTGTCCTACGGCGACTTCCACGTGGCCAAGGACGTCGTCTACGCCCTCACCGGCGAGTGGGGCGGCACCGACGAGCGCCTGGCCGAGCTGCTCGAGCCGTGGGCCGGCCACCGGGGCCGGGTCGTCCGCCTGGTGGGCCTGACCGGCGTCCGCCGCCCCAGGCGCGGCCCCCGCTACGCCCCCCACGACTTCCGCGCCATGTAG